The genomic segment ATCACACGACAATCGATACCAAGAGCTCTAGCACGCTCAGCAGATAGACCAAAGTGCAGAACATCACCGGTGTAGTTCTTCACAATCAACAATACACCGCTAGCATTCTGAGCAACTAATTGAATAGCGTTTAAGATTTGCTTGGTAGATGGTGATGCGAATATTTCACCGCATACAGCAGCCGAAAGACCACCTTTACCAACGAAACCGGCGTGCGTTGGTTCGTGACcagtaccaccacctgcaaTTAATCCAACTTTACCCTTATCAATATTTCTAAAgataatcttttcaccagGAACTAGTGTCAATGATGGATTTGCGAGAGCAAACCCTTTCAAACAGTGGTCAACAGGATCAGAAACTTCAAAGGATTTCATACCGCTCATTTTCTACCACGATCTCAATTTTATTAAACTAAATCTGCCTACTCTTCTTTATATTTTATTCCTTCATTTTACActtgaaattcttttttcaattgtttcGAGCATATATCTCCTTCTATATATCAGTCACAATGTGGGGGACTAGGCGTAAATCCGTCTATCGTGAGGTAAATCATTATTTAGGGAGGAAGGGGAGGACGGAGGGGGGAAGGGATTATCTTTCTAACAACTACTTATCCAGTCCGTGAACCAACGAGGCTACTTGCTTTGAGATTACATCATAAGCTGCGTGGAAATCTTGACATATGCCAGAGGTAGAAAGAATAACTGCTGTCAACTGATCAACATTTGTGGTATGACCCCCACTACtagaagaattggcaatGCCAATTTTACGGAATTCTGGTACATTCCAACTGAAGTGGTGCAATGCGTATGATATCCTCAAATTTGTGTAGTAGTAATTGTGAAACCATCCGTCGAGCAATTGATTCGAcaagttcaaaaatttggcAAGTCCGTCCTTGCACAATTCGTTGAGGGCATCGAATTTCTCTAGGGAGATTTGTAACTTTTTAATCACTGATGCCTCTTCCTGTTGTCGTTTGACATTCCTTTTGCCCAAAGCACTATTGCGAAGCAAATCATGATGTTTTGTTGCCAATTGCCCGCACTCTGCATTAGCGATGCCCCTTCTTGATATGGTACGGCTGACATTACGACTTATTATGATTAAATGCGCAAGGGGGCCCTGaacacttttttcaaaaaataaTAGATCTTGTTCTGCCCTACGGACTATAACTATCATCTGCCTTTGCAATCTGCCAATATTCGGAATCGAACAATAATCATCCTCCGAAGTCCTCCCCCATTCGCGGAGTGGTGGCGATGGCTGTGGGACCTGAATTAGGCTTtctggaaaatttggatttgtatGGGGGGAATTAATGGGAGATGATGGTGATATCATATCCCTTTCATCAAGGACTTGGTGGAATATCTCTAACATCTTGATGGATTCCGTGAAGAAATACCTTAACGATCTCTTGTATTGCTCACATGCATGCAGGAGGGACTCAGTATTAGATACTACAAAGTTGAACTTGAAGAGAAGTTCAGTGAACTGGGGATCTACCATCTGTGAACTGATGGATTTCATATCTTGAATAGGGTTTCGAGTCTCGTAACCATCCCTTTTGTCGCATTTGTGCGCCATCGCCTCCACCATCAACGCTATATGGGAACTAATATCTGGTAATATCTTGAGCTTCTCACCTAcgattttattattttattttattttattgttttattttattttgtgGCGCCAACATTAATGTCAGCGACACAAAACTACAAGTCctggagaaaaaaagaaaaaagtcTTTTCATGGATGTCCGTGATTAATACTTGGCCAAGCCAAAATGGCCTTCTTTTTGGTACTTGAAGCACTGGGCTCATCAGGCTTTTTGATGATTTCTTCCACTGGTGATCCATTGGTTGGGGctttaatttttgcaaTACACTCTTGAGTAAAGGAATTCATGAGAACCTTCAAATTGGACACTATCTTCGAAGTAAATTCTCTGTCTGAAGATGAGCTTCGTGCCAGCATCTGTTTGAAATCTCTAACTAAATTGTACCGCTGGCGTAATTTCTTTATATTAGAGTTCTGCAAACCATCTGTAGACACAGGGTATTTAAGTACAACCATAGATGCAAAGAAGAGCATCACATAAAGATGATTTGGCAAAAATTTAAACAGAGAACTGACGTCTCTGTCCCTAGTGGCCAACTTTAGTAAGGAAATGGCTGCCGATAGCGATACCTCCCTTGAAGCATCTCTCAGAGCAACGGTTTCGGTGGAATCCGATGACTTCCACACTTCCAACCAATTGCCCCAATTAGACTTACGTTCTAACATCCAGCGTGTATTGATATGCATTCTTGCAAAATTGTAGTAAAGAAGCGTCGATTTCAAACACCATGGATCTTGTTGTACATCTATGTTTTGCAACGCAATTGTCCAACTAACCATCCACTTGTCCAACGCCAGATTGTTTTCCCATGGAATACCTAGATTTGCTGGCTGCAAAAGCCCCATAGCACTCTCAAATGAACCGCCTTTGTCGTATTTATCATGAAACAGAGATTCGATAGCCATATGGTATTCAACGAGACCACATAACTTAATATCTTGCAACTGTGGTTGAACAACTTTGATCTTGTCCATCTCCACTTCGTTGAGCAGTACCAGCTGCTTATTGGTGGCGATTTCTGTTTTATtgtcattttcattttccctAAGCACTTCTTTTAATTCTGGATTCTCAATATGTGCCACCAAGTGTTCTCTTACAGATTTGATAATGGGTTCCAATTGCTTATAGACGGAAGGCGATTTCTGTgaaaccaaattttgagtACCGTCAGTGATATACAGAAGGCACCATAACCTCCATAACTCATTATTATGACGTCGATCTATTCTCCAAGTACGAGCCAAGTGAAGGGCTACTGACATATACATTTGACTGGACTCCAACCACAAAGATGCTATGATCAATGCCAAGATAGTTTGTTCCACAGCTTTCGTCTCGTAGACAGCCTCGTAATCATTGAGCAATCTAGAACAATGCCATTTCAAACTAGAAATCAATTGGCCCTGCTTCGAGGCCAAAGGAGGATGATGCGGACATGCCACGGCACATATAGAAAGTAATAATACAGGACATCGATACCAGAGTTCTCGAGCAGATAAGTTTTCTAGTTGGTATCCTAGCATGTGCTGAGCCATATTCTCCATGAAAATTTGcatcaattctttggcTTCGTCTATCGACAGCACTTTGTTCAATTCCAACGGCGTTCCTGCAGtcttaccattattattcatCAGAGTGCTTAGTGGCGGAAGTTCCACGGGAGAAGCTCCATTATGATTTGTGATTGAAGCTGTTGGGTACCTGCTTGTAGCAGTATTAACATGTCGCAGCCTGGCGATTTCTTGTCTTTGTTCCTGTAATTGTGCTTGTAATAGTCCAACTTGATGTTGATGCtcaatattattattttgacATATGGTGACTACagaatcaattgcattttgtaaagtgtCAAGTCTCTGATCCACAGAATTGCTCCATAAACCATCAGTGGACACTAATGAAACTACGTTTGGATTCGATTCATCCCTTGTAATGACTCCTGGTTGTGCTTGATCTTGTGCTTGTGCCTGTACTTGCGCCTGTGTAGCAGTAGAGGCCTGGGATACCGCCAACAACGGCACTGTAGAGGGTTGCTTGTGCCTCAGAAGTGGATCACTAGCACTAGATGTCACCCCGGAGGGCTCTTGAGCCTTTGATCTCAGATTTTCGTCTGGATAGAAACATGCGATGCCATGCTTAACACACCTTTCACAAGGTAAAGTTTCTTGATATTGACATTTCAATCTTCTCTGTTTGCATGATGCGCAGGGTTTAGTTCTCCTTCTGGATTCGTAATTACCCATCCTTTGAGAAACCCTAGTCTTTTGCCTTCTGGCGTCTATATCTTGGCTCTATATTCATTTCTGTTCTTGAGATGATTTCtgatattgaaaacttctttttttcctttctaAAAGTGATTATCTATGCGAATCGTATAGGCCAAAGGTAAGTAAAATAACGCCGGTAAAAATCATTACAACGCGAGTAATAACGTTAAATAGGTAATATATGGGCATTAGAAGGCCGGAATAAATTATAAGCTGTGATGATTCTGTAACATTTGTAGTTAATTATATCATCTCGATTTCCAACAAATAGAAGCTCGTGTGGCGTAATGGCAACGCGTCTGACTTCTAATCAGAAGATTGTGGGTTCGACCCCCGCCATGAgctttattttttatttttattccCAGGTAATACGCAAGTTCTTATCAATACAGAAGAACCACCTCATTTAAAGGTGATTAATACCACCTTCATTCATCAGGACTCATACATTTACAGAGAAGCAAAATCCAACTTGAAACGACCATTTCTGTATACGTGTTCCTCGGGAAACCAAGGCGATGAAGACAGTTCTTATCGCGCACTACATGCATACAAAACATTAAATCCAACTAAAACAAACACATTTACTTCAGTACAAGAAGTCCATTATGACGGTTAATGATATAATTTTAGATCAAGTCAAGGAGCAGCTAGCACCATCCGAACCGTTAGAATGTGTATCAAGGAAATTTCAATTAGAATTGAAGGATAGACTACAGAGGAGTAAGAAATCAATGCTCGTAGGTGGTTGGGTCCCTCAACAATCAATGATAAGAACTAGCGAAAAATTTCCCGACACTTTCCTAGCAATTGATTTTGGTGGATCGACATTAAAATTCGCATTAATTTCCATGCCCAGTTGTCAAATCGTCTTTCAAGATGGGTTTGATATTACCGCTAGACTTGTTGACCATAAATTCTTTGATACTATGATTACATGGATTTCATTTAAACTAAACGAATACCTTGCAGGCGAGGTACAAAGACCTAAATTTTTGGTATCCATTACCTTTAGTTTCCCCTTAAATGATAAATTAGAAATTATTACCATGGGCAAAGGTTTTGAAATGTCGTTGGACATATTAGGCAAAAGCGTTAAAGAAATcctttcatcttcatttgaTCGGGTACTTTCAGATCTACCTGGGAGAAGATTTGACGTAGAGGTTTGTGATGTGATTAACGATTCTGTTGCCGTTTATTTGACAAGTAAATTCATGTGCAAGAACGAAAGCGTTTCCTTAATCCTAGGTACAGGAATTAATTCATGTTTTGAATTATCTCCAGAGAAAGTGCCGATTAAGAAGAGACTCCATAACACGCCGGGCAATTGTAATTATCTCATGAATGTAGAGGCAGGATTTTTGGGTAATGATGTGATTAATGTTACTAAATTTGATTATAATGGTGATAGTGAAAGAAACATGCCACTAGAGGATATCTCCTCAGGCAAGTGGTTGCCCATTGCATTTGCtaacattttgaaacaATACCATATCGTTGGGTTTGATTCTACTTCAATGGATGGTGAAATGTTGGTTGAAATCGCAGA from the Zygosaccharomyces rouxii strain CBS732 chromosome B complete sequence genome contains:
- a CDS encoding uncharacterized protein (some similarities with uniprot|P39743 Saccharomyces cerevisiae YDR388W RVS167 BAR adaptor protein, subunit of a complex (Rvs161p-Rvs167p) that regulates actin, endocytosis, and viability following starvation or osmotic stress); translation: MVEAMAHKCDKRDGYETRNPIQDMKSISSQMVDPQFTELLFKFNFVVSNTESLLHACEQYKRSLRYFFTESIKMLEIFHQVLDERDMISPSSPINSPHTNPNFPESLIQVPQPSPPLREWGRTSEDDYCSIPNIGRLQRQMIVIVRRAEQDLLFFEKSVQGPLAHLIIISRNVSRTISRRGIANAECGQLATKHHDLLRNSALGKRNVKRQQEEASVIKKLQISLEKFDALNELCKDGLAKFLNLSNQLLDGWFHNYYYTNLRISYALHHFSWNVPEFRKIGIANSSSSGGHTTNVDQLTAVILSTSGICQDFHAAYDVISKQVASLVHGLDK
- a CDS encoding uncharacterized protein (conserved hypothetical protein), which encodes MGNYESRRRTKPCASCKQRRLKCQYQETLPCERCVKHGIACFYPDENLRSKAQEPSGVTSSASDPLLRHKQPSTVPLLAVSQASTATQAQVQAQAQDQAQPGVITRDESNPNVVSLVSTDGLWSNSVDQRLDTLQNAIDSVVTICQNNNIEHQHQVGLLQAQLQEQRQEIARLRHVNTATSRYPTASITNHNGASPVELPPLSTLMNNNGKTAGTPLELNKVLSIDEAKELMQIFMENMAQHMLGYQLENLSARELWYRCPVLLLSICAVACPHHPPLASKQGQLISSLKWHCSRLLNDYEAVYETKAVEQTILALIIASLWLESSQMYMSVALHLARTWRIDRRHNNELWRLWCLLYITDGTQNLVSQKSPSVYKQLEPIIKSVREHLVAHIENPELKEVLRENENDNKTEIATNKQLVLLNEVEMDKIKVVQPQLQDIKLCGLVEYHMAIESLFHDKYDKGGSFESAMGLLQPANLGIPWENNLALDKWMVSWTIALQNIDVQQDPWCLKSTLLYYNFARMHINTRWMLERKSNWGNWLEVWKSSDSTETVALRDASREVSLSAAISLLKLATRDRDVSSLFKFLPNHLYVMLFFASMVVLKYPVSTDGLQNSNIKKLRQRYNLVRDFKQMLARSSSSDREFTSKIVSNLKVLMNSFTQECIAKIKAPTNGSPVEEIIKKPDEPSASSTKKKAILAWPSINHGHP
- the NGK1 gene encoding hexokinase (similar to uniprot|Q6B2U1 Saccharomyces cerevisiae YLR446W Hypothetical ORF), with the translated sequence MTVNDIILDQVKEQLAPSEPLECVSRKFQLELKDRLQRSKKSMLVGGWVPQQSMIRTSEKFPDTFLAIDFGGSTLKFALISMPSCQIVFQDGFDITARLVDHKFFDTMITWISFKLNEYLAGEVQRPKFLVSITFSFPLNDKLEIITMGKGFEMSLDILGKSVKEILSSSFDRVLSDLPGRRFDVEVCDVINDSVAVYLTSKFMCKNESVSLILGTGINSCFELSPEKVPIKKRLHNTPGNCNYLMNVEAGFLGNDVINVTKFDYNGDSERNMPLEDISSGKWLPIAFANILKQYHIVGFDSTSMDGEMLVEIAENRYKGQLDRDSLRLAREISRLLIQRGAFYVVAMLFAVGSLVNRDINDNKNSEVIEVGYVGSFLAHSNYYKSQIALFSQNRMHFQFLHNSNLLGAAVATYLNRCN